One Lysobacter enzymogenes DNA segment encodes these proteins:
- a CDS encoding 4'-phosphopantetheinyl transferase family protein has product MHLHADDIAIWIARLDEADDGALAARWRALLDGSERARELRYRLADDRRRHLLARALARTALARHTGIAPQRLRFVRGRHGKPELAGDNPGDHRFNLSHAAGVVALAVARGRALGIDTESLRARALSLGAVERNFAADEIAELRALPAAARARRTIEHWTLKEAYAKARGIGLSLPLDRFGVRVDDARLRLWMAPGFDDAPERWRLWQFLDGEDQLLALCAQHRPGAAPARIQAIACSPLRYETPIALRLLRASGEDALPLSEASGENDGRPRLAPY; this is encoded by the coding sequence ATGCACCTGCACGCCGACGACATCGCGATCTGGATCGCGCGCCTGGACGAGGCCGACGACGGCGCGCTCGCGGCGCGATGGCGCGCCCTGCTGGACGGGTCCGAACGCGCGCGCGAACTGCGCTATCGCCTAGCCGACGACCGCCGCCGCCATCTGCTCGCGCGCGCGCTGGCGCGCACCGCGTTGGCGCGCCATACCGGCATCGCGCCGCAGCGGCTGCGTTTCGTCCGCGGCCGCCACGGCAAGCCGGAACTGGCCGGCGACAATCCCGGCGACCATCGCTTCAACCTGTCCCACGCCGCGGGCGTGGTGGCGCTGGCGGTCGCACGCGGCCGCGCGCTCGGCATCGACACCGAATCGCTGCGCGCGCGCGCGTTGTCGCTGGGCGCGGTCGAGCGCAACTTCGCCGCCGACGAGATCGCCGAGCTGCGCGCGCTGCCGGCGGCGGCGCGGGCGCGGCGCACGATCGAGCACTGGACGCTCAAAGAGGCCTATGCCAAGGCGCGCGGCATCGGCCTGTCGCTGCCGCTGGACCGGTTCGGCGTGCGTGTGGACGACGCGCGCTTGCGCTTGTGGATGGCGCCGGGCTTCGACGATGCGCCCGAGCGCTGGCGCCTGTGGCAGTTCCTCGACGGCGAGGACCAACTGCTGGCTTTGTGCGCGCAGCATCGCCCCGGCGCCGCGCCGGCGCGAATCCAGGCCATCGCTTGCTCGCCGCTGCGCTACGAAACGCCCATCGCTCTGCGCCTGCTGCGCGCGAGCGGCGAAGACGCGCTTCCTTTATCGGAAGCATCCGGTGAAAACGACGGTCGCCCGCGTCTGGCACCGTACTGA
- a CDS encoding PQQ-dependent sugar dehydrogenase — MAAALDRGCRWIAAATLALACAGCGERAALQVADGTGPAPQLPKPNPTLIPTVDVAPAVGWRDGARPTPAPGLAVNAFAQGLDHPRWLYVLPNGDVLVAESNAPRSEHKPSGIKAWFAARLMKKAGAGVASADRISLLRDADGDGTAETRTVFLQGLHSPFGMALIGDRLYVANADAVWRFPYRDGETAIAAAGEKVTDLPAGINHHWTKNLIANAAGDRLYVTVGSNSNVGENGLAAEEGRAAIWELDPASGGKRLFATGLRNPNGLAWEPQTGALWTAVNERDEIGSDLVPDYITSVEDGAFYGWPYSYYGQHVDARVQPPRPDLVAKAKAPDYALGPHTASLGIAFSEKAKLPAVYAQGLFVGQHGSWNRKPKSGYKVIFVPFANGTPAGPPRDVLGGFLDASEQAQGRPVDVRIDARGALLVSDDVGNTVWRVTAAGG; from the coding sequence ATGGCCGCTGCGCTGGATCGAGGCTGTCGCTGGATCGCCGCGGCGACATTAGCGCTGGCCTGCGCCGGCTGCGGCGAGCGCGCCGCGCTGCAGGTCGCCGACGGCACCGGCCCGGCGCCGCAACTGCCCAAGCCGAACCCGACCCTGATTCCGACCGTCGACGTCGCGCCCGCCGTCGGTTGGCGCGATGGCGCCCGGCCCACGCCCGCGCCGGGGCTGGCGGTCAACGCGTTCGCCCAGGGCCTGGACCATCCACGTTGGCTGTACGTGCTGCCCAACGGCGATGTGCTGGTGGCCGAAAGCAACGCGCCGCGCAGCGAGCACAAACCGTCCGGGATCAAGGCCTGGTTCGCCGCGCGCCTGATGAAGAAAGCCGGCGCCGGGGTGGCGAGCGCCGACCGCATCAGCCTGCTGCGCGACGCCGACGGCGACGGCACCGCCGAGACCCGCACAGTGTTCCTGCAAGGCCTGCATTCGCCGTTCGGCATGGCCCTGATCGGCGACCGGCTGTATGTGGCCAACGCCGATGCGGTGTGGCGATTCCCGTACCGCGACGGCGAAACCGCGATCGCCGCGGCCGGCGAGAAGGTGACCGACCTGCCGGCCGGCATCAACCATCACTGGACCAAGAACCTGATCGCCAACGCCGCCGGCGACCGCCTCTACGTCACCGTCGGCTCCAACAGCAACGTCGGCGAGAACGGACTGGCCGCCGAGGAAGGCCGCGCGGCGATCTGGGAGCTCGACCCGGCCAGCGGCGGGAAACGCCTGTTCGCCACCGGCCTGCGCAATCCCAACGGCCTGGCCTGGGAACCGCAGACCGGCGCGTTGTGGACCGCGGTCAACGAGCGCGACGAGATCGGCAGCGACCTGGTGCCGGACTACATCACCTCGGTCGAAGACGGCGCGTTCTACGGCTGGCCGTACAGCTACTACGGACAACACGTCGACGCGCGGGTGCAGCCGCCGCGGCCGGATCTGGTCGCCAAGGCCAAGGCGCCCGACTACGCGCTGGGACCGCATACCGCCTCGCTCGGCATCGCCTTTTCGGAAAAGGCCAAGCTGCCGGCGGTCTACGCGCAAGGCCTGTTCGTCGGCCAGCACGGCTCGTGGAACCGCAAACCCAAGAGCGGCTACAAGGTGATCTTCGTACCGTTCGCCAACGGCACGCCGGCGGGCCCGCCGCGCGATGTGCTCGGCGGCTTCCTCGACGCGAGCGAACAGGCGCAGGGCCGGCCGGTGGACGTGCGCATCGATGCGCGCGGCGCGCTGCTGGTCAGCGACGACGTCGGCAACACGGTGTGGCGGGTGACCGCCGCGGGCGGCTGA
- a CDS encoding LysR family transcriptional regulator, protein MKLTLDELLAFVSVVDTGSITAAAQTLDQTVSGVSRALARLEDKLGTTLLRRTTRRLELTEEGEAMLTRARAILASVEDAEESLALRRQQPAGRLRINAASPFMLHAIVPLVGDFRRAFPQIELELNSNDQIIDLLEQRTDVAIRIGQLTDSTLHARPLPGSRLRVLASPAYLAARGTPREVSDLAGHTLLGFAPTQVLNRWPLRDAHGNELDIAADLHASSGETLRQLALAGEGIVCLSDFMTRQDRRSGALAQLFADRTLDVRQPINAVYYRNTQLASRIACFLDFLVRRLAPDGEAAAWE, encoded by the coding sequence ATGAAACTCACCCTCGACGAACTGCTCGCCTTCGTCAGCGTGGTCGACACCGGCTCGATCACCGCGGCGGCGCAAACGCTGGACCAGACCGTCTCCGGCGTGAGCCGGGCGCTGGCGCGGCTGGAGGACAAGCTCGGCACCACCCTGCTGCGGCGGACCACCCGCCGGCTGGAACTGACCGAGGAAGGCGAGGCGATGCTGACGCGGGCGCGGGCGATCCTGGCCAGCGTCGAAGACGCCGAGGAATCGCTGGCGCTGCGCCGCCAGCAGCCGGCCGGACGGCTGCGGATCAACGCGGCCTCGCCTTTCATGCTGCATGCGATCGTGCCCCTGGTCGGCGATTTCCGCCGCGCGTTCCCGCAGATCGAGCTGGAGCTCAACAGCAACGACCAGATCATCGACCTGCTGGAACAACGCACCGACGTGGCGATCCGCATCGGCCAGCTCACCGACTCGACCCTGCACGCGCGGCCGCTGCCGGGCAGCCGCCTGCGCGTGCTCGCCAGCCCCGCCTACCTGGCCGCGCGCGGCACGCCGCGCGAGGTGTCGGACTTGGCCGGCCACACCCTGCTCGGCTTCGCCCCGACCCAGGTGCTCAACCGCTGGCCGCTGCGCGACGCGCACGGCAACGAGCTCGACATCGCCGCCGACCTGCACGCCTCCAGCGGCGAGACCCTGCGCCAGCTCGCCCTGGCCGGCGAAGGCATCGTCTGCCTGTCGGACTTCATGACCCGCCAGGACCGCCGCAGCGGCGCGCTGGCGCAGTTGTTCGCCGACCGCACCCTCGACGTGCGCCAACCGATCAACGCGGTCTATTACCGCAACACCCAGCTGGCCTCGCGCATCGCCTGCTTCCTGGATTTCCTGGTCCGCCGGCTGGCGCCGGACGGCGAGGCCGCGGCCTGGGAATAA
- a CDS encoding serine hydrolase: MRATDWKAQGAGLLICMSAAAGAAAQAPAAEASSTEASSAAAPPLPEQLRDFDAYVDAVRKQFEVPGIAVAIVKDGRVVLERGFGVREAGKPEPVDAHTLFAIASNTKAFTAASLSILADEGKLSLDDRVIDHLPWFRMADPYVTREMRLRDLLVHRSGLGLGAGDLLYWPGTDYSNEDVARRLAHVPLTGGFRGQYAYDNILYGVAQLVVEKASGQSYRDFLAERIFRPLGMDETRYNADALRGADKVASGHAKADFKDLQVAPRMTWSNVAGAGGLYSSVHDMGKWMRAQLDGGVYGRDGDKELRLFSAKRQREMWSVVTPMPIAEPLVPELAPVKPNFAGYGEGWQLTDYRGEKLVWHTGGWPGMVSRVTLVPAHKLGVVVLTNAELGGAFQAVTMRALDAYLGAPKTDWNAAYAAALAKSRGKADEDWAKHLKARDARSKPSLPLSGYAGAYRDPWYGDVFIEQAGSKLRLRFGRTKDLTGELSHWQHDTFIVRWDQRWLNADAFLNFALTPDGKVRELRMEAVSPLTDFSFDFQDLRLAPVAASEAKAGS; the protein is encoded by the coding sequence ATGCGAGCCACCGACTGGAAGGCGCAAGGCGCCGGACTGCTGATCTGCATGAGCGCCGCCGCCGGCGCCGCCGCGCAGGCGCCCGCCGCCGAAGCGTCCTCCACCGAAGCATCCTCCGCCGCCGCGCCGCCGCTGCCGGAGCAACTGCGGGACTTCGACGCCTACGTCGATGCGGTACGCAAGCAGTTCGAGGTGCCCGGCATCGCCGTGGCCATCGTCAAGGACGGACGCGTGGTGCTCGAACGCGGCTTCGGCGTGCGCGAGGCCGGCAAGCCCGAGCCGGTCGACGCCCACACCCTGTTCGCGATCGCCTCCAACACCAAGGCCTTCACCGCCGCCTCGCTGTCGATCCTGGCCGACGAGGGCAAGCTGAGCCTGGACGACCGGGTGATCGACCATCTGCCGTGGTTCCGCATGGCCGATCCCTACGTGACCCGGGAGATGCGCCTGCGCGACCTGCTCGTCCACCGCAGCGGCCTCGGCCTGGGCGCGGGCGACCTGCTGTACTGGCCCGGCACCGACTACAGCAACGAGGACGTGGCGCGGCGCCTGGCCCACGTCCCGCTGACCGGCGGCTTCCGCGGCCAGTACGCCTACGACAACATCCTCTACGGCGTGGCCCAGCTGGTGGTCGAAAAGGCCAGCGGCCAGAGCTATCGCGACTTCCTCGCCGAGCGCATCTTCCGGCCGCTGGGCATGGACGAGACCCGCTACAACGCCGATGCGTTGCGCGGCGCGGACAAGGTCGCCAGCGGCCACGCCAAGGCCGACTTCAAGGACCTGCAGGTCGCCCCGCGCATGACCTGGTCGAACGTGGCCGGCGCCGGCGGGCTGTATTCGTCGGTGCACGACATGGGCAAGTGGATGCGCGCCCAGCTCGACGGCGGCGTGTACGGGCGCGACGGCGACAAGGAGCTGCGCTTGTTCAGCGCCAAGCGCCAGCGCGAGATGTGGTCGGTGGTGACGCCGATGCCGATCGCCGAGCCGCTGGTGCCGGAACTGGCGCCGGTCAAGCCGAACTTCGCCGGCTACGGCGAGGGCTGGCAGCTGACCGATTACCGCGGCGAGAAACTGGTCTGGCACACCGGCGGCTGGCCGGGCATGGTCTCGCGGGTGACCCTGGTGCCGGCGCACAAGCTCGGCGTGGTGGTGCTGACCAACGCCGAACTCGGCGGCGCGTTCCAGGCGGTGACGATGCGCGCGCTCGACGCTTATCTGGGCGCGCCGAAGACCGACTGGAACGCGGCCTACGCGGCGGCGCTGGCCAAGAGCCGCGGCAAGGCCGACGAGGACTGGGCCAAGCACCTCAAGGCGCGCGACGCCAGGTCGAAGCCTTCGCTGCCGCTGTCGGGCTACGCCGGCGCCTACCGCGACCCGTGGTACGGCGATGTCTTCATCGAACAGGCCGGGTCCAAGCTGCGGCTGCGCTTCGGCCGCACCAAGGACCTCACCGGCGAACTGAGCCACTGGCAGCACGACACCTTCATCGTGCGCTGGGACCAGCGCTGGCTCAACGCCGACGCCTTCCTCAACTTCGCCCTGACTCCGGACGGCAAGGTGCGCGAGCTGCGCATGGAGGCGGTCTCGCCGCTGACCGACTTCAGCTTCGACTTCCAGGACCTGCGCCTGGCGCCGGTGGCGGCGAGCGAGGCCAAGGCGGGGAGCTGA
- a CDS encoding TIGR03862 family flavoprotein produces the protein MSAPGPAPSLPETLPALAVVGGGPAGLMAAHAARALGVEVDLFEAKGSVGRKFLIAGKGGLNLTHGEPRPGFDARYRERAGEVARWLDRFDADALREWARGFGVQTYVGSSGRVFPTDRKAAPLLRGWVRRLREDGVRFHVQHRCTGLDADGTLRFHTPDGEARTRARACVLALGGGSWPQLGSDGAWVEWLRERGLDIAPLQPSNCGFDVGWSEHFAQRHAGAPLKPVVAHWREDGEERSLQGECVATASGIEGSLVYALSAMLRERIATHGEATLELDLAPGRELERLQRDFARPRGGRSVGEHLRRQTGLDAVKAALVFEVLGKDGLNDAATVARAIKRLPLRLLRARPIAEAISSAGGVRLQALDDSLRVRELAPALFCAGEMLDWEAPTGGYLLTACFASGLIAGEAAARAVLENASD, from the coding sequence GTGTCCGCACCCGGCCCCGCCCCGTCCCTGCCCGAAACCCTACCCGCCCTGGCCGTCGTCGGCGGCGGCCCCGCCGGCCTGATGGCCGCGCATGCCGCGCGCGCGCTCGGCGTGGAGGTCGACCTGTTCGAGGCCAAGGGCTCGGTCGGGCGCAAGTTCCTGATCGCCGGCAAGGGCGGGCTCAACCTCACCCACGGCGAACCGCGCCCGGGCTTCGACGCGCGCTACCGCGAACGCGCCGGCGAGGTCGCGCGCTGGCTCGACCGTTTCGACGCCGACGCCTTGCGCGAATGGGCGCGCGGTTTCGGCGTGCAGACCTATGTCGGCAGTTCCGGGCGGGTGTTCCCGACCGACCGCAAGGCCGCGCCGCTGCTGCGCGGCTGGGTGCGGCGGCTGCGCGAGGACGGCGTGCGTTTCCACGTCCAGCACCGCTGCACCGGGCTCGACGCCGACGGCACGCTGCGTTTCCACACGCCCGACGGCGAAGCGCGCACCCGCGCGCGCGCCTGCGTGCTCGCGCTCGGCGGCGGCAGCTGGCCGCAGCTGGGTTCCGACGGCGCCTGGGTCGAGTGGCTGCGCGAACGCGGTCTCGACATTGCCCCGTTGCAGCCGTCCAACTGCGGCTTCGACGTCGGCTGGAGCGAACACTTCGCCCAGCGCCACGCCGGCGCGCCGCTCAAGCCGGTGGTCGCGCACTGGCGCGAAGACGGCGAGGAACGTTCGCTGCAGGGCGAATGCGTCGCCACCGCGAGCGGGATCGAGGGCAGCCTGGTCTACGCACTGTCGGCGATGCTGCGCGAGCGCATCGCCACGCACGGCGAGGCGACGCTGGAACTGGACCTGGCGCCGGGCCGCGAACTCGAGCGCCTGCAGCGCGACTTCGCCCGTCCGCGCGGCGGCCGCAGCGTCGGCGAGCACTTGCGCCGGCAGACCGGGCTGGACGCGGTCAAGGCCGCGCTGGTGTTCGAAGTCCTCGGCAAGGACGGCTTGAACGACGCCGCCACGGTCGCGCGCGCGATCAAGCGTCTGCCGCTGCGCCTGTTGCGCGCGCGGCCGATCGCCGAAGCGATCAGCAGCGCCGGCGGCGTGCGGCTGCAAGCGCTGGACGACTCGCTGCGCGTGCGCGAACTCGCGCCGGCGCTGTTCTGCGCCGGCGAAATGCTCGACTGGGAAGCGCCGACCGGCGGCTACCTGCTGACCGCGTGCTTCGCCAGCGGCTTGATCGCGGGCGAAGCGGCGGCGCGGGCGGTGCTGGAAAACGCGTCGGATTGA
- a CDS encoding sulfurtransferase gives MVVNIAAYHFAVIDDPPQLAQRLREQAERLQLRGTALVAPEGINLFLAGDGEAIESLLADLRADPRFDTLAAKYSCSRAQPFARLKVKLKREIIAFRRERCSPLRGRAPSVTPDTLARWLDQGHDDAGKRVVLLDTRNREEVGYGSFDNALTLPIDNFTELPEALAPHREALREATVVSFCTGGIRCEKAALWLREDGMDNLLQLDGGILGYFERVGGRHYDGGCFVFDERVALDPQLRPLRDAAA, from the coding sequence ATGGTCGTCAACATCGCCGCCTATCATTTCGCCGTCATCGACGATCCGCCGCAGCTGGCCCAGCGCCTGCGCGAGCAGGCCGAACGCCTGCAACTGCGCGGCACCGCGCTGGTCGCTCCCGAAGGCATCAACCTGTTCCTGGCCGGCGACGGCGAGGCGATCGAGTCGCTGCTCGCCGACCTGCGCGCCGACCCGCGCTTCGACACGCTCGCGGCCAAGTACAGCTGCAGCCGCGCGCAGCCGTTCGCCCGGCTCAAGGTCAAGCTCAAGCGCGAGATCATCGCGTTCCGCCGAGAACGCTGTTCGCCGCTGCGCGGCCGCGCACCGAGTGTGACGCCCGACACGTTGGCGCGCTGGCTCGACCAGGGCCACGACGACGCCGGCAAGCGCGTGGTCCTGCTGGACACGCGCAACCGCGAGGAAGTCGGCTACGGCAGTTTCGACAACGCGCTGACCCTGCCGATCGACAACTTCACCGAGCTGCCCGAAGCGCTGGCGCCGCACCGCGAAGCGCTGCGCGAGGCCACCGTGGTCAGCTTCTGCACCGGCGGCATCCGCTGCGAAAAAGCCGCGCTGTGGCTGCGCGAGGACGGCATGGACAACCTGCTGCAGCTCGACGGCGGCATCCTGGGCTACTTCGAGCGGGTCGGCGGCCGTCATTACGACGGCGGCTGCTTCGTGTTCGACGAACGCGTGGCGCTGGACCCGCAGCTGCGGCCTTTGCGCGATGCCGCCGCCTGA
- a CDS encoding HPF/RaiA family ribosome-associated protein, which yields MKIQLNTDHHVRGDDSLEHHVEGVIDQNLGRFREQITRIEVHLRDLNGEKSGGHDKHCTIEARLEGRPPMAATEDAATMRAAISGAARKLQRVLDSSLGRLSA from the coding sequence ATGAAGATCCAGCTCAACACCGACCACCATGTCCGCGGCGACGATTCGCTCGAGCACCACGTGGAAGGCGTGATCGACCAGAACCTGGGCCGTTTCCGCGAACAGATCACCCGCATCGAGGTCCACCTGCGCGACCTCAACGGCGAGAAGAGCGGCGGCCACGACAAGCACTGCACCATCGAGGCGCGGCTGGAAGGCCGGCCGCCGATGGCCGCGACCGAGGACGCGGCGACCATGCGCGCGGCCATCAGCGGCGCGGCGCGCAAGCTGCAGCGCGTGCTCGACAGTTCGCTGGGCCGGTTGTCGGCGTGA
- a CDS encoding DUF6053 domain-containing protein, which produces MGGASAPTLSAPIAGTLIATGSKGIGAEAPPTKNGGRCARPPVRWGRTAARGRRCRRACDAGASLTDEAGASGSPSRGRGKGVAAVPRSPWIGAAWPPRGGKGGAAAPPAKLTPTTGPANCRARAAACAPRR; this is translated from the coding sequence GTGGGAGGGGCTTCAGCCCCGACGCTTTCGGCTCCGATCGCTGGAACCCTCATCGCGACCGGATCGAAAGGCATCGGGGCTGAAGCCCCTCCCACAAAAAACGGCGGCCGCTGCGCGCGGCCGCCGGTGCGGTGGGGAAGGACGGCGGCGCGAGGCCGCCGCTGCCGTCGAGCGTGCGACGCGGGTGCGTCGTTGACCGATGAAGCAGGCGCCTCCGGGTCGCCATCGCGGGGGAGAGGGAAGGGCGTCGCGGCCGTGCCGCGGTCGCCGTGGATCGGGGCGGCCTGGCCGCCGCGTGGAGGGAAGGGCGGCGCCGCGGCGCCGCCCGCGAAGCTCACGCCGACAACCGGCCCAGCGAACTGTCGAGCACGCGCTGCAGCTTGCGCGCCGCGCCGCTGA
- a CDS encoding DUF6053 domain-containing protein, with protein MRVPAIGAESVGAEAPPTRAKTPKRRIARLLREGFGPDAFGADRPRTHRDRIGKHRG; from the coding sequence ATGAGGGTTCCAGCGATCGGAGCCGAAAGCGTCGGGGCTGAAGCCCCTCCCACAAGAGCGAAAACGCCGAAGCGCCGGATCGCCCGGCTGTTGCGGGAGGGCTTCGGCCCCGACGCTTTCGGTGCAGACCGCCCGAGAACCCATCGCGACCGGATCGGAAAGCATCGGGGCTGA
- a CDS encoding DUF6053 domain-containing protein: MGGASAPTLLCRTNMQAPAICAESIGAEAPPTARVGLASLASPPRTEPSQAKPNQTKSNQAVRDPSPTRAEAAAREGQANPRAKKRRAPEGARRRCHRASISTSFRY; the protein is encoded by the coding sequence GTGGGAGGGGCTTCAGCCCCGACGCTGTTGTGTCGGACAAACATGCAGGCGCCGGCGATCTGCGCCGAAAGCATCGGGGCTGAAGCCCCTCCCACGGCGCGAGTCGGACTCGCTTCGCTCGCTTCCCCGCCTCGAACCGAACCAAGCCAAGCGAAGCCGAACCAAACCAAATCAAACCAAGCCGTCCGCGACCCGAGCCCCACCCGCGCCGAGGCGGCCGCGCGCGAAGGCCAGGCCAACCCGCGCGCAAAAAAACGGCGGGCGCCCGAAGGCGCCCGCCGCCGCTGTCATCGCGCTTCGATCAGTACTTCTTTTCGATATTGA